A genomic window from Pseudomonadales bacterium includes:
- a CDS encoding sigma 54-interacting transcriptional regulator translates to MTNAVLVLNDDAGGADELVIRLAEAGIEGIRVSDLDQIPISDVQELSARLHARFRQAPDRTPGAGGVPAAVNTDIVCASPGSRRCFELATRVASTDVAVLVSGASGTGKEVIARHIHNHSPRASGEFIAINCAAIPENMLEAILFGHVKGAFTGALSSQPGKFELADNGTLLLDEITEMPLGLQAKLLRVLQEREVERVGGRGPIAVNVRVIATTNVDIRAAIAAGRFREDLYYRLSVFPLQLPPLCERSEDIVELARHFLVKHGRRIGRCDVALSTQSLRVLEQHSWPGNVRELENAIQRALVMCSGSEITPADLNLETQTPATTTCVVAEEGLRAARFEAESDIILRALRGNDGHRGNTARELGISERTLRYKVKRLREAGLLEN, encoded by the coding sequence GTGACCAATGCAGTTCTGGTGTTGAACGATGATGCCGGTGGGGCCGACGAACTCGTGATCAGGCTCGCCGAAGCAGGAATCGAAGGCATACGGGTCAGCGATCTGGACCAGATCCCGATCTCGGATGTGCAGGAGCTGAGTGCGAGACTGCACGCGCGTTTCCGGCAGGCACCGGACCGAACGCCTGGCGCAGGCGGCGTTCCGGCGGCGGTGAATACGGACATCGTCTGTGCGTCTCCGGGATCGCGACGCTGTTTTGAACTGGCCACCCGGGTGGCTTCCACCGATGTAGCCGTGCTGGTCAGTGGCGCAAGTGGTACCGGCAAAGAAGTCATCGCCCGTCACATTCACAACCACTCTCCCCGGGCGTCAGGTGAGTTCATCGCCATCAACTGCGCGGCGATACCCGAAAACATGCTGGAGGCCATTCTTTTCGGGCATGTGAAAGGAGCCTTTACTGGTGCACTGTCCAGTCAGCCCGGGAAATTCGAACTTGCCGACAACGGCACCCTGCTGCTGGATGAAATCACCGAAATGCCGCTCGGACTGCAGGCCAAGCTGCTGAGAGTCCTGCAGGAGCGGGAAGTCGAGCGGGTCGGCGGTCGCGGACCGATCGCCGTGAACGTGCGGGTCATTGCTACCACGAACGTGGACATCAGAGCCGCGATCGCGGCGGGTCGATTCCGGGAGGACCTCTACTACCGGCTGAGCGTGTTCCCTCTGCAGCTGCCACCCCTGTGTGAGCGGAGCGAAGACATCGTCGAACTTGCCCGGCACTTCCTGGTGAAACATGGCAGGAGGATCGGCCGATGTGATGTCGCGCTTTCCACACAATCCCTGAGAGTGCTGGAACAGCACAGCTGGCCCGGCAACGTCCGGGAACTGGAAAACGCCATCCAGCGAGCGCTGGTTATGTGTTCGGGCAGCGAAATCACCCCGGCCGATCTGAATCTCGAAACACAGACTCCTGCCACGACAACCTGCGTGGTAGCGGAAGAAGGCCTGCGCGCGGCGCGCTTCGAAGCGGAGAGCGACATCATCCTGCGTGCCCTGCGGGGTAACGACGGACATCGAGGTAACACGGCGCGGGAACTGGGCATCAGTGAACGGACCCTGAGATATAAAGTGAAACGGCTGCGTGAAGCCGGGCTGCTGGAGAACTGA
- the fliE gene encoding flagellar hook-basal body complex protein FliE, which yields MSDSGVQMRSDIASVLAQMRAMRTAAEVPVQPDVKEASGLTAGRTGTDFGALLKASIDSVSELQNASSAEATAFTRGEHTDLVRVMVASQKSNIAFQALTQVRNRVVSAYQDIMNMPI from the coding sequence ATGTCGGATTCAGGCGTGCAGATGCGTTCGGATATCGCCAGTGTGCTGGCACAGATGCGTGCCATGCGCACGGCCGCGGAAGTGCCCGTGCAGCCGGATGTCAAAGAAGCCTCGGGGCTCACAGCCGGACGCACCGGGACCGACTTCGGTGCACTGCTGAAAGCGTCCATCGACTCGGTAAGCGAACTGCAGAATGCCTCGAGTGCGGAGGCCACCGCCTTCACCCGGGGCGAACACACGGATCTGGTGCGGGTGATGGTCGCTTCCCAGAAGTCGAACATCGCCTTCCAGGCACTGACCCAGGTGCGCAACCGGGTGGTCAGCGCCTACCAGGACATCATGAATATGCCGATCTGA